From Anopheles darlingi chromosome 2, idAnoDarlMG_H_01, whole genome shotgun sequence, the proteins below share one genomic window:
- the LOC125948988 gene encoding uncharacterized protein LOC125948988 isoform X9: MGLNKRDKQDKLKSQSLLDSERSSHDGGGGSSSTTRTVVVDHGTIVVPIETVVSTVSSTSKQSASSKSSSSKQQQILHSSTTDAGSIAESVHLSTEKSFGALDGAVAPVGASKLAEQKFSTVSSVRSAAQKSKQIDNIIEKIHHIASDTISTTEQITTAAPPSAASFTHGTKDVTQKKTVLLGDSGAQQSGSSGVAGGDTVSQQQVITTVVPSKIEFTTVAFEGSAHNSSNISSSSSHTSNIVSGSSSSNTSAINQQTRSHGAVRSERMMSESSATQQQQSESRSSKSEHSSSTVQSSSSSSSTMKSSSSKKSHSEAHSKSLVSGETAHSSLRSQKHLIDGADVQNGGTVLGVSSTITTAPDHSTYDQQSFHTIGADGSRKQVDSQSYSMAKSQAPTTKILHDAAGNQITSTSASYQSAQGHSTSSFQTSGTHDHKALDSKLHQAINTSSAISSSHRDERVSSTSTSSAVNSSSSSSDKRFSVIDSTTLENYSTKAEQDSSSAQHSSMLMKNASAHTVASLSSAHDSLDSTIQSTQLVTESSQMADHRQQHLESSKTIESASHYEQMDESSSSRRKTSEFREQRESNAAILKRKIYDESGRRLNLIDEKIVPKDIVTADLQDDVTNVTKTSFEAKLFNPTLKRWELVDQKTILEKDITTEIPVEIVKELEVERPELANITTTIQLTKVYDAKTKQWKTVDQKKHIDVVEKITYLEENSGRSELNESEHSKNLRSMDMVDRVTIKEVQDLSEEKRQQLNKSKKRVDERTTQEQCICEICTCGRHNCFNCGSGTVSTQTKSSKYISSSNSENFYHQENFTSELNEESSTIRRGTWTKEDAEQHQTNRRESYTIEHSSTENDVSGRRLTWTKDDFEAVDISKIKGERPKPIRHEDNLKPEGQFYAPERQGYTPGERVRPIKHDDNLRPEGAFSAPEKPEYRSGERPKPVRPQDNLKPEGEFERPQKPSVGKPERSQPVRHDDNLRPEGDFERPEKSPFRPAERPKQVRPDDNLRPEGDFERPEKSSFRPAERPKQIKPEDNLRPEGDFQTPQRPEYRSGERPKPIRHDDNLRPEGDFERPEKSPFRPAERPKQVRPDDNLRPEGDFERPEKSPFRPAERPKQVRPEDNLRPEGEFTSPEKPQYRPAERPKQIKPEDNLRPEGDFQTPERPEYRSGERPKPIRHDDNLRPEGDFERPEKSPFRPAERPKQVRPEDNLRPEGDFDKPQKPEYRSAERPKQVRPQDNLKPEGDFERPQPTVVGKAERAQIIRHEDNLYMEGNFERTEKTVFIAGERPKPIRPDDNLRPEGDFERPEKSPFRPAERPKQVRPEDNLRPEGEFTSPEKPQYRPAERPKQIKPEDNLRPEGDFQTPERPEYRSGERPKPIRHDDNLRPEGDFDRPEKSPFRPAGRPKQVRPEDNLRPEGDFDKPQKPEYRSAERPKQVRPQDNLKPEGDFERPQPTVVGKAERAQIIRHEDNLYMEGNFERTEKTVFIAGERPKPIRPDDNLRPEGDFERPEKSPFRPAERPKQVRPDDNLRPEGDFERPEKSPFRPAERPKQVRPEDNLRPEGEFTSPEKPQYRPAERPKQIKPEDNLRPEGDFQTPERPEYRSGERPKPIRPDDNLRPEGDFERPEKSPFRPAERPKQVRPDDNLRPEGDFERPEKSPFRPAERPKQVRPEDNLRPEGEFTSPEKPQYRPAERPKQIKPEDNLRPEGDFQTPERPEYRSGERPKPIRHDDNLRPEGDFERPEKSPFRPAERPKQVRPDDNLRPEGDFERPEKSPFRPAERPKQVRPEDNLRPEGDFDKPQKPEYRSAERPKQVRPQDNLKPEGDFERPQPTVVGKAERAQIIRHEDNLYMEGNFERTEKTVFIAGERPKPIRPDDNLRPEGDFERPEKSPFRPAERPKQVRPEDNLRPEGEFTSPEKPQYRPAERPKQIKPEDNLRPEGDFQTPERPEYRSGERPKPIRHDDNLRPEGDFERPEKSPFRPAERPKQVRPDDNLRPEGDFERPEKSPFRPAERPKQVRPEDNLRPEGDFDKPQKPEYRSAERPKQVRPQDNLKPEGDFERPQPTVVGKAERAQIIRHEDNLYMEGNFERTEKTVFIAGERPKPIRPDDNLRPEGDFERPEKSPFRPAERPKQVRPEDNLRPEGEFTSPEKPQYRPAERPKQIKPEDNLRSEGKFQAPERPEYRTGERPKPIRPDDNLRPEGDFERPEKSPFKPAERPKQIKPEDNLKTEGEFSTPQKPQFKPAERPKQIKPQDNLKPEGDFDRPKPVESIGKGDRAQIVKHADNLRVEGTFERVEKTVYVSGERPKPIKPDDNLRPEGEFSTPEKQTFRPAERPKQIKPQDNLRPEGDFDRPQKSVAGPGERPKPIKHDDNLRPEGTFERPEKAQFKPAERPKQIRPEDNLRTEGEFEKPQKSQFQPAERPKQVKPQDNLQIEGDYNSFKEYTEQKQRKEAILKEVHEPTIADGAVLVTTQTVTTILKGDKKQPTGRQTTTTEVQDQSNHSEESFAHSRNENIQHHRSEHITSSNALTRAQHVESSVNEHDRLTQRSTTNQTQSIHDVSGRNIAESKTNHSHRQMVNGSTVVSGVSQEQRTQHSVQSSSSSSKIHHTSSSMQQQQSTISDTQHLHGTHSQHLNVQHGEPTVQRHSREQVTGSQTSSTSSKVVVDGKVITDKSASNRHATEKLAVDGVVVTDKSFTERQQSGFDGMDSIQQAHYTSGQTVHDSSATNIGSSSTKRAQNQAIRSTTNNITNLEGTNGVHKGSQRNGTAHSQASTVDHATETQVKKLVGGKWVTKTIKTESKASNQQQHQQQGKVHDVSSHRQQGVLTGQISVAEQNKLNQQHSSIGTSSDQHTRSSAHHISVAEQNKLNQQHSSIGTSSEVHAHSSSSTSSSSVVKSHSSSKMVSEKVVQRGTTESVVSAAGSPSGRTGARGGSSIVLGESTVDSASSRRAAQQQSSTTTKLIGGKLVQVASSNDTSNNTSSTAGKSSGVTSTSSTSSNVHHSATNDQSSTSTKSSSSSVMKSSKVESSSTAASSTTSGQQQHHRKNTFASTENVNNAILCRPAQGPVATTTGIALHATNGSASSMSVSGYNQRKSISNLNDSAMYATTNRTSYSSLHRRGKESTEARMQNYVKAVETDTIVGRTVRGQACPPPSLAGLGLGSSTIGTSHGMKGSSNTSTSVTTSSSTASNNQKTLRDYHTAMNVSRSSTKANASSISFGDDKFHGSSSYKVQYIQQHEGRCPAAVHDNLKLSKVTKQHTYYVRDQK; this comes from the exons ATGGGTTTGAACAAGCGTGATAAGCAGGATAAGCTGAAGAGCCAGAGTTTGCTCGATTCCGAGCGATCCTCAcatgacggtggcggtggctcctCGTCGACCACGCGcacggtcgtcgtcgatcacGGTACGATCGTGGTGCCCATCGAAACCGTGGTATCGACTGTTAGCTCCACTAGCAAGCAATCGGCTTCCAGCAAGTCGAGCAGctcgaagcagcaacagatccTGCACAGTTCCACCACCGATGCGGGCAGTATCGCGGAATCGGTGCATCTCAGCACCGAGAAGTCATTCGGAGCGCTGGACGGAGCAGTTGCACCGGTCGGCGCTAGCAAGCTGGCGGAGCAAAAGTTCAGTACGGTGAGCAGTGTGCGCAGTGCGGCTCAAAAGTCGAAACAGATCGATAACATCATCGAAAAGATCCATCACATTGCGAGCGATACGATCAGTACGACCGAGCAGATCACTACGGCCGCCCCACCATCGGCGGCATCGTTCACGCACGGAACGAAGGATGTGACACAGAAGAAAACGGTGTTGTTGGGTGACAGTGGGGCACAACAGAGTGGCAGTAGTGGCGTGGCGGGTGGCGATACTGTCAGTCAGCAACAAGTGATAACCACCGTCGTGCCGAGTAAGATCGAGTTCACAACAGTGGCCTTCGAAGGTAGTGCCCATAACagtagcaacatcagcagcagcagcagccacaccagcaacatcgtcagtggcagcagcagtagcaatacCAGTGCCATAAATCAGCAAACTCGGTCACACGGTGCAGTGCGCAGTGAGAGGATGATGTCCGAGTCCAGTgccactcagcagcagcaaagcgaaTCGCGATCAAGTAAAAGTGAGCACTCGAGCTCTACGgtgcaatcgtcgtcgtcgtcgtcgtcaacgatGAAATCCTCTTCGTCGAAGAAATCACACTCCGAAGCCCACAGCAAGAGCCTAGTGTCGGGTGAAACGGCACACTCGTCCCTGCGATCGCAGAAACATCTGATCGATGGGGCTGATGTACAGAATGGTGGCACCGTGTTAGGTGTGTCGTCTACGATCACTACTGCTCCAGATCATTCCACGTACGATCAGCAATCATTCCATACGATCGGTGCGGATGGTAGCAGGAAGCAGGTCGACAGCCAGAGCTACTCGATGGCCAAGAGTCAAGCGCCGACAACGAAAATCCTGCACGATGCAGCCGGTAATCAAATCACCAGCACGTCTGCCTCGTATCAGTCGGCCCAAGGACACAGTACCTCATCCTTCCAAACATCGGGTACGCACGATCACAAAGCCCTCGATTCGAAGCTCCATCAAGCCATCAACACCAGCTCAGCCATTTCGTCCTCACACCGTGACGAACGCGTgtcatccacatccacatcgTCTGCTGTAaactcgtcctcctcgtcctccgacAAGAGGTTCTCCGTGATCGATTCAACAACATTGGAGAACTACTCTACTAAGGCAGAGCAAGACTCCAGTAGTGCCCAGCACTCGAGCATGTTGATGAAGAATGCATCCGCACACACCGTGGCTAGCCTATCGTCAGCGCACGATTCGCTCGATAGCACGATCCAAAGCACACAGCTGGTGACGGAATCGAGCCAAATGGCagaccaccgacagcagcacctGGAATCGAGCAAAACCATCGAGTCAGCATCGCACTACGAGCAGATGgacgaaagcagcagctcacgGCGCAAGACGTCCGAGTTCCGTGAGCAGCGTGAGTCCAATGCCGCCATTCTGAAGCGCAAAATCTACGACGAAAGTGGACGCCGGTTGAACTTGATCGATGAAAAGATCGTACCGAAGGACATTGTCACTGCTGACCTGCAGGACGATGTCACGAACGTGACGAAAACGTCGTTCGAGGCGAAACTGTTCAACCCGACGCTGAAGCGCTGGGAACTGGTAGACCAGAAGACCATCCTGGAAAAAGACATCACCACCGAGATACCGGTAGAGATTGTCAAGGAGCTGGAGGTGGAGCGTCCCGAGCTGGctaacatcaccaccacaataCAGCTGACGAAG GTTTACGATGCCAAGACGAAGCAATGGAAAACGGTGGACCAAAAGAAACATATCGATGTGGTGGAGAAGATCACCTACCTCGAGGAAAATTCGGGCCGCTCCGAACTCAACGAATCGGAACACTCGAAAAACCTCCGATCAATGGACATGGTG GACCGCGTTACAATCAAAGAAGTGCAAGATCTGAGCGAagagaagcggcagcagctcaACAAATCGAAGAAACGTGTCGACGAGCGGACCACTCAGGAGCAGTGCATCTGCGAGATCTGTACATGTGG ACGACACAATTGCTTCAATTGCGGCAGTGGTACAGTATCTACTCAGACAAAGTCTTCAAAGTACATCTCATCGAGCAATTCGGAAAATTTTTACCATCAAG AAAATTTCACATCTGAGCTCAATGAAGAATCATCGACGATTCGAAGGGGAACGTGGACTAAGGAAGACGCTGAGCAGCATCAGACGAACCGCAGGGAGTCCTACACAATtgagcacagcagcacagagAACGATGTGTCCGGGCGCCGACTGACATGGACAAAGGATGACTTCGAAGCTGTTGATATTAGCAAAATTAAGGGCGAACGCCCCAAGCCGATCCGTCACGAAGACAACCTTAAACCAGAAGGTCAATTCTACGCACCGGAGCGCCAGGGTTACACGCCAGGAGAGCGTGTAAGACCGATCAAACATGATGATAATTTACGGCCCGAAGGAGCATTCTCAGCACCGGAAAAGCCAGAATATCGGTCTGGAGAAAGACCTAAGCCAGTTAGACCGCAAGATAACCTCAAACCAGAAGGTGAATTCGAACGACCTCAAAAACCATCAGTTGGCAAACCAGAACGGTCACAGCCTGTGCGCCATGACGACAACCTGCGTCCGGAAGGAGACTTCGAGCGTCCAGAGAAGTCGCCATTCAGACCAGCCGAGCGTCCTAAGCAAGTTCGTCCCGATGATAATCTGCGCCCAGAAGGAGACTTCGAGCGTCCAGAGAAGTCATCTTTCAGACCTGCTGAACGACCGAAGCAAATCAAAC CTGAGGATAATCTGCGTCCGGAAGGCGACTTCCAGACTCCTCAGCGCCCAGAATATCGATCAGGAGAGCGACCGAAGCCAATTCGCCATGACGACAATCTACGTCCGGAAGGAGACTTCGAGCGTCCAGAGAAGTCGCCATTCAGAC CTGCTGAGCGTCCGAAGCAGGTTCGTCCCGATGATAATCTGCGTCCGGAAGGAGACTTCGAGCGTCCAGAGAAGTCACCTTTCAGAC CTgccgagcgaccgaagcagGTTCGCCCAGAGGATAATCTGCGCCCTGAAGGAGAATTCACATCGCCAGAAAAGCCTCAATACAGACCTGCTGAGCGACCGAAGCAAATCAAACCTGAGGATAATCTGCGTCCGGAAGGCGACTTCCAAACTCCTGAGCGCCCAGAATATCGATCAGGAGAGCGACCGAAGCCAATTCGCCATGACGATAATCTACGTCCGGAAGGAGACTTCGAGCGTCCAGAGAAGTCGCCATTCAGACCTGCTGAGCGTCCGAAGCAG GTTCGTCCAGAGGATAATCTGCGTCCGGAAGGAGACTTTGACAAGCCTCAGAAGCCAGAATATCGATCAGCTGAGCGGCCGAAACAAGTGCGACCTCAGGATAATCTCAAACCAGAGGGAGATTTCGAAAGACCACAACCTACAGTCGTTGGAAAAGCTGAACGAGCTCAAATCATTCGTCATGAAGATAACCTTTACATGGAAGGAAACTTTGAGCGCACTGAGAAAACTGTCTTTATTGCTGGAGAGCGGCCGAAGCCAATTCGTCCCGACGATAATCTGCGTCCAGAAGGTGACTTCGAGCGTCCAGAGAAGTCACCATTCAGACCTgccgagcgaccgaagcagGTTCGCCCAGAGGATAATCTGCGCCCTGAAGGAGAATTCACATCGCCAGAAAAGCCTCAATACAGAC CTGCTGAGCGACCGAAGCAAATCAAACCTGAGGATAATCTGCGTCCGGAAGGCGACTTCCAAACTCCCGAGCGCCCAGAATATCGATCAGGAGAGCGACCGAAGCCAATTCGCCATGACGATAATCTACGTCCGGAAGGAGACTTCGATCGTCCAGAGAAGTCGCCATTCAGACCTGCTGGGCGTCCGAAGCAG GTTCGTCCAGAGGATAATCTGCGTCCGGAAGGAGACTTTGACAAGCCTCAGAAGCCAGAATATCGATCAGCTGAGCGGCCGAAACAAGTGCGACCTCAGGATAATCTCAAACCTGAGGGAGATTTCGAAAGACCACAACCTACAGTCGTTGGAAAAGCTGAACGAGCTCAAATCATTCGTCATGAAGATAACCTTTACATGGAAGGAAACTTTGAGCGCACTGAGAAAACTGTCTTTATTGCTGGAGAGCGGCCGAAGCCAATTCGTCCCGACGATAATCTGCGTCCAGAAG GAGACTTCGAGCGCCCAGAGAAGTCGCCATTCAGACCTGCTGAGCGTCCGAAGCAGGTTCGTCCCGACGATAATCTGCGTCCAGAAGGAGATTTCGAGCGTCCAGAGAAGTCACCATTCAGACCTgccgagcgaccgaagcagGTTCGCCCAGAGGATAATCTGCGCCCTGAAGGAGAATTCACATCGCCAGAAAAGCCTCAATACAGACCTGCTGAGCGACCGAAGCAAATCAAACCTGAGGATAATCTGCGTCCGGAAGGCGACTTCCAGACTCCTGAGCGCCCAGAATATCGATCAGGAGAGCGACCGAAGCCAATTCGTCCCGACGATAATCTACGTCCGGAAGGAGACTTCGAGCGCCCAGAGAAGTCGCCATTCAGACCTGCTGAGCGTCCGAAGCAGGTTCGTCCCGACGATAATCTGCGTCCAGAAGGAGATTTCGAACGTCCAGAGAAGTCACCATTCAGACCTGCAGAGCGACCGAAGCAGGTTCGTCCAGAGGATAATCTGCGTCCTGAAGGAGAATTCACATCGCCAGAAAAGCCTCAATACAGACCTGCTGAGCGACCGAAGCAAATCAAACCTGAGGATAATCTGCGTCCGGAAGGCGACTTCCAAACTCCTGAGCGCCCAGAATATCGATCAGGAGAGCGACCGAAGCCAATTCGCCATGACGATAATCTACGTCCGGAAGGAGACTTCGAGCGTCCAGAGAAGTCGCCATTCAGACCTGCTGAGCGTCCGAAGCAGGTTCGTCCGGATGATAATCTGCGTCCGGAAGGAGACTTCGAGCGTCCAGAGAAGTCACCTTTCAGACCTGCTGAGCGACCGAAGCAGGTTCGTCCAGAGGATAATCTGCGTCCGGAAGGAGACTTTGACAAGCCTCAGAAGCCAGAATATCGATCAGCTGAGCGGCCGAAACAAGTGCGACCTCAGGATAATCTCAAACCAGAGGGAGATTTCGAAAGACCACAACCTACAGTCGTTGGAAAAGCTGAACGAGCTCAAATCATTCGTCATGAAGATAACCTCTACATGGAAGGAAACTTTGAGCGTACTGAGAAAACTGTCTTTATTGCTGGAGAGCGGCCGAAGCCAATTCGTCCCGACGATAATCTGCGTCCAGAAGGAGACTTCGAGCGTCCAGAGAAGTCACCATTCAGACCTGCTGAGCGACCGAAGCAGGTTCGTCCAGAGGATAATCTGCGCCCTGAAGGAGAATTCACATCGCCAGAAAAGCCTCAATACAGACCTGCTGAGCGGCCGAAGCAAATCAAACCTGAGGATAATCTGCGTCCGGAAGGCGACTTCCAGACTCCTGAACGCCCAGAATATCGATCAGGAGAGCGACCGAAGCCAATTCGCCATGACGATAATCTACGTCCGGAAGGAGACTTCGAGCGTCCAGAGAAGTCGCCATTCAGACCTGCTGAGCGTCCGAAGCAGGTTCGTCCCGACGATAATCTGCGTCCGGAAGGAGACTTCGAGCGTCCAGAGAAGTCACCTTTCAGACCTGCTGAGCGACCGAAGCAGGTTCGTCCAGAGGATAATCTGCGTCCGGAAGGAGACTTTGACAAGCCTCAGAAGCCAGAATATCGATCAGCTGAGCGGCCGAAACAAGTGCGACCTCAGGATAATCTCAAACCAGAGGGAGATTTCGAAAGACCACAACCTACAGTCGTTGGAAAAGCTGAACGAGCTCAAATCATTCGTCATGAAGATAACCTCTACATGGAAGGAAACTTTGAGCGTACTGAGAAAACTGTCTTTATTGCTGGAGAGCGGCCGAAGCCAATTCGTCCCGACGATAATCTGCGTCCAGAAGGAGACTTCGAGCGTCCAGAGAAGTCACCTTTCAGACCTGCTGAGCGACCGAAGCAGGTTCGTCCAGAGGATAATCTGCGTCCTGAAGGAGAATTCACATCGCCAGAAAAGCCTCAATACAGACCTGCTGAGCGACCGAAGCAAATCAAACCTGAGGATAATCTGCGTTCGGAAGGAAAATTCCAGGCTCCCGAGCGTCCAGAATACCGTACAGGCGAGCGGCCTAAACCAATTCGCCCCGATGATAATCTGCGTCCAGAAGGGGACTTTGAACGTCCCGAAAAGTCTCCCTTTAAACCTGCTGAGCGACCGAAGCAGATTAAGCCTGAGGACAATTTGAAAACAGAAGGAGAATTTTCAACACCGCAGAAACCTCAATTCAAACCAGCTGAAAGACCGAAGCAAATTAAGCCACAAGATAACTTGAAGCCTGAGGGAGATTTCGATCGGCCTAAGCCTGTCGAAAGTATCGGAAAGGGAGATCGGGCTCAAATTGTGAAACATGCGGATAATCTGCGCGTAGAGGGTACTTTTGAAAGGGTAGAGAAAACCGTTTATGTTTCAGGGGAGCGACCAAAACCCATTAAGCCGGACGATAACCTACGTCCAGAGGGAGAGTTTTCGACGCCCGAAAAGCAAACGTTCCGGCCTGCAGAACgaccaaaacaaatcaaaccacAGGACAATCTCCGACCAGAAGGTGATTTTGATCGGCCACAAAAGTCGGTTGCCGGACCAGGCGAGAGGCCGAAGCCGATCAAACATGATGACAACCTGCGTCCCGAAGGTACTTTCGAAAGACCGGAAAAGGCTCAATTTAAACCTGCAGAACGACCGAAGCAAATTCGTCCTGAAGATAATCTGCGCACCGAAGGTGAATTCGAGAAGCCACAGAAATCACAGTTCCAGCCAGCGGAGCGTCCAAAACAGGTGAAGCCACAGGACAATCTTCAAATTGAGGGCGATTATAATTCTTTCAAGGAGTACACTGAACAGAAACAACGCAAGGAAGCGATACTGAAGGAGGTACATGAACCAACCATTGCCGATGGAGCCGTGCTCGTGACAACACAAACGGTTACCACCATTTTAAAGGGAGACAAGAAACAACCAACCGGAAGAcagactactactactgaggTACAGGATCAATCCAATCATTCTGAGGAAAGCTTCGCTCACAGTCGTAACGAGAACATCCAGCACCATCGAAGTGAGCACATCACTAGCTCCAACGCCCTGACTAGGGCACAACACGTTGAATCTAGTGTCAACGAACATGATCGCCTCACGCAACGATCCACAACGAACCAAACCCAATCGATTCATGACGTTTCGGGCCGAAATATTGCCGAATCGAAGACCAACCACAGCCACCGACAGATGGTCAATGGATCGACGGTTGTGAGCGGAGTTTCTCAAGAACAGCGTACACAGCACAGCGTacagtcatcgtcgtccagtTCCAAGATCCATCACACAAGCTCCTcgatgcagcaacaacagtccACAATCAGTGACACGCAGCATCTTCACGGTACTCACTCGCAGCATCTTAACGTCCAGCATGGCGAACCCACCGTTCAGCGTCATTCACGAGAACAAGTAACTGGTTCCCAGACGTCCTCAACCAGCAGTAAGGTGGTTGTAGATGGAAAAGTTATCACAGATAAGTCAGCATCCAACAGACACGCTACCGAGAAACTGGCTGTCGATGGTGTCGTAGTAACGGACAAGAGCTTCACAGAGCGACAGCAAAGTGGTTTTGATGGAATGGACAGCATCCAACAGGCACATTACACCAGCGGTCAAACTGTGCACGATTCCAGTGCTACTAACATCGGAAGTAGCTCGACGAAGCGCGCGCAAAATCAGGCCATTCGATctacaacaaacaacattaCCAACCTGGAAGGTACCAATGGCGTTCACAAGGGATCCCAGCGCAATGGAACCGCTCATAGCCAAGCGTCCACGGTCGACCATGCTACGGAAACTCAGGTTAAGAAACTGGTCGGTGGTAAATGGGTTACGAAGACGATCAAGACTGAGAGTAAAgcaagcaaccagcagcagcaccaacagcaaggAAAGGTGCACGATGTTTCATCTCATCGTCAACAGGGAGTGCTTACCGGTCAGATATCGGTAGCTGAACAGAACAAACTAAATCAACAACATAGCTCGATTGGTACCTCGTCCGATCAGCATACTCGCAGCTCCGCACACCACATATCGGTAgcggaacaaaacaaattgaacCAGCAGCACAGTTCGATCGGTACCTCTTCGGAAGTGCATGCTCATAGCAGCTCGTCGACTTCTAGCTCTTCGGTTGTGAAATCACATTCAAGCAGTAAGATGGTTAGCGAAAAGGTAGTTCAACGTGGAACTACCGAGAGCGTAGTTTCGGCGGCCGGATCACCCTCGGGTCGTACCGGAGCTCGCGGAGGATCCAGCATCGTACTGGGAGAATCCACCGTTGACAGCGCTTCATCGCGACGCGCGGCACAGCAGCAATCATCTACCACCACGAAACTAATCGGCGGTAAACTCGTGCAAGTTGCCTCGTCTAACgataccagcaacaacacgtCCAGCACGGCGGGTAAGTCATCCGGCGTGACATCTACATCCAGCACATCCAGCAACGTTCATCATTCCGCAACCAACGATCAATCATCGACCTCGACGAAGAGTTCCTCGTCGAGCGTGATGAAGTCGAGCAAGGTTGAATCCAGCAGCACGGCCGCTTCATCCACTACAagtggccaacagcagcaccatcgcaAGAACACGTTCGCCTCCACGGAGAACGTTAATAATGCCATTCTGTGCCGACCAGCGCAGGGACCGGTGGCGACAACGACCGGTATCGCGCTGCATGCCACGAACGgcagtgccagcagcatgAGCGTCTCCGGATACAACCAGCGCAAGAGCATCTCGAACCTCAACGATAGCGCCATGTACGCGACGACGAACCGGACCAGCTACAGCTCGTTGCATCGACGCGGAAAGGAATCGACCGAGGCAAGAATGCAGAACTACGTGAAAGCCGTCGAGACGGATACCATCGTTGGTCGGACGGTTAGAGGACAAGCCTGCCCTCCACCATCGCTGGCAGGGCTCGGTCTGGGCAGTAGCACTATCGGTACCAGCCACGGCATGAaaggtagcagcaacaccagcacatcGGTAACCACGAGCAGTTCGACGGCGTCGAACAATCAGAAGACTCTTCGCGATTACCATACCGCTATGAACGTCTCGCGAAGCTCCACGAAAGCCAACGCTTCCAGCATTTCGTTTGGCGATGATAAGTTCCATGGATCGAGCTCCTACAAGGTGCAGTACATCCAGCAACACGAAGGACGTTGCCCCGCGGCCGTACACGACAATCTGAAGCTGTCCAAAGTCACCAAGCAACACACGTACTACGTCCGGGACCAGAAGTag